Proteins encoded in a region of the Trypanosoma brucei gambiense DAL972 chromosome 11, complete sequence genome:
- a CDS encoding cytochrome b5, putative, protein MTTSQLPKYTWEEIRKHNHDKDCWVVLYRRVLDVTKFLNEHPGGLDTINDLGGYDITNSFESIGHSSSALALSKEFIIGELDPSSAPPPVRVRKLGDDVPLTKVKGGGGVLSVYHIVGLFLLILLLLCYIFAT, encoded by the coding sequence ATGACAACGTCACAACTCCCAAAATATACTTGGGAGGAGATAAGGAAACACAATCATGATAAGGACTGCTGGGTCGTTCTTTACAGACGAGTGTTGGACGTTACGAAGTTTTTGAACGAGCACCCCGGAGGCCTTGATACAATTAATGACCTCGGAGGATACGATATCACAAACTCTTTTGAAAGTATCGGGCACTCCTCTTCAGCACTTGCCCTATCAAAAGAGTTCATAATCGGTGAACTCGACCCATCTTCCGCTCCCCCACCGGTTCGAGTAAGGAAGTTGGGAGATGATGTGCCGTTAACAAAGGTAAAAGGTGGCGGAGGTGTTCTTTCAGTATATCATATTGTGGGgttatttcttttaattcTCCTTTTATTATGCTACATTTTTGCTACCTAG
- a CDS encoding T. brucei spp.-specific protein: protein MVKPAVFSPVGGGNPEPVDGVGAGFRGPETVMPLLTAGAGRVRERRFQRQLGFWFVALAVAVPWWVLRSRAGNRQSTGDDVRDLFASTCATTGGVGYILYAGGSSVLII from the coding sequence ATGGTTAAGCCTGCCGTGTTTTCTCCGGTGGGAGGCGGAAATCCGGAACCCGTGGATGGGGTTGGGGCCGGCTTCCGTGGACCGGAAACTGTCATGCCACTGCTGACGGCCGGCGCCGGGCGCGTTCGGGAGCGTCGCTTTCAGCGGCAACTCGGCTTCTGGTTCGTTGCGTTGGCGGTTGCCGTGCCTTGGTGGGTGTTGCGGTCTCGCGCTGGGAACCGGCAAAGCACAGGTGATGATGTTCGGGACTTGTTCGCGTCTACGTGTGCGACTACAGGAGGTGTGGGGTATATTTTGTACGCGGGCGGTAGCTCTGTACTCATTATCTGA
- a CDS encoding amino acid permease/transporter, putative, with amino-acid sequence MAGDGFVDEHQYFEHPRYHIFRQRQETASPIESSADVEGQTNDGEQQFILDKGAPKRSLSVPMLMGLMYAYTTSGAYAIEETVLGGGPLLGIISIVLVPLLMAAPTTIVVAELATAIPSNAAFLMWYNVSFHRVVYFAMVLLTFLLIFIDNALYTVLISEYVCTAVPCSDTISKLLRLGMVLVTYTLNMVGVQAVGKLSIALSIVTVAPFLTLFSMHMIKRNFYLNWPAISYIPPSIDWATFITTTSWNLCGLEQAATVIEQTKAPRRTFIRALAPLLGLAYLTYIPPILTGASIREGLPDLSQWVTGFWSDVAFSVGGVPLRVFMVVASALSAHALLLSSFCTTTQIIAGVAYTEAFPGPINRALYKRNKRFGTYHWTLTLNAVLSALFGVFLEFGPLVKVDQVLYGLRVLMIFIAFLVIRHRHPHLKRPFRAPFEGKLLYLLIIPMILFAGLIVLGMVESTQSVIVNLSVLGVVMVISLVYCQLVRKEDFYGRIVTGTLSEDEKQ; translated from the coding sequence ATGGCTGGGGATGGATTCGTGGACGAACATCAATACTTCGAACACCCTCGTTACCACATCTTTCGTCAACGACAAGAAACTGCCTCTCCAATTGAGTCCTCGGCCGATGTCGAAGGACAGACAAATGACGGAGAGCAACAATTCATCCTGGATAAAGGGGCTCCAAAGAGGAGTCTTTCAGTACCAATGCTCATGGGGTTGATGTACGCGTATACTACTTCTGGGGCTTACGCTATTGAAGAAACTGTCCTCGGGGGAGGGCCACTGCTTGGTATCATTTCTATTGTTCTGGTTCCCCTACTCATGGCAGCGCCAACGACTATCGTCGTTGCGGAATTGGCAACAGCCATACCGTCGAACGCTGCCTTCTTAATGTGGTACAACGTTTCATTCCATCGTGTTGTTTACTTCGCGATGGTATTACTGACTTTCCTGCTTATTTTCATCGACAATGCACTTTATACCGTGCTCATATCTGAGTACGTGTGCACTGCAGTCCCTTGTTCTGACACGATCAGTAAACTGCTTCGGTTGGGCATGGTGCTGGTGACGTACACGTTGAACATGGTGGGAGTTCAGGCTGTTGGAAAATTGAGTATTGCACTCTCTATTGTGACGGTCGCACCGTTTTTGACGTTATTTTCGATGCATATGATCAAGAGAAATTTTTACCTCAACTGGCCGGCGATAAGCTACATTCCCCCATCTATTGATTGGGCGACATTCATAACAACTACCTCGTGGAACCTTTGTGGGCTGGAGCAAGCCGCCACGGTTATTGAACAGACCAAGGCACCTCGACGAACCTTCATCCGCGCGCTTGCGCCTCTTCTGGGACTTGCCTACCTTACGTACATTCCCCCGATACTCACTGGAGCAAGCATACGAGAAGGTCTACCTGATTTGTCACAGTGGGTAACAGGTTTCTGGTCGGACGTCGCCTTCAGTGTGGGAGGTGTGCCACTAAGGGTATTTATGGTTGTTGCTAGCGCGCTGTCTGCACATGCCTTACTGCTCTCTTCTTTCtgcacaacaacacaaatcaTCGCAGGTGTTGCCTACACGGAAGCATTTCCCGGGCCGATTAATCGGGCCTTGTATAAACGGAACAAGCGTTTCGGCACTTATCATtggaccctaaccctaaatGCAGTATTAAGCGCATTGTTCGGCGTCTTCCTCGAATTTGGACCGCTCGTGAAGGTTGATCAAGTGCTCTACGGGTTGAGGGTGCTTATGATCTTTATTGCCTTCCTGGTCATACGCCACCGCCATCCGCATCTCAAGCGGCCGTTCAGAGCTCCTTTTGAGGGGAAGCTACTGTACTTGCTTATTATTCCAATGATACTTTTCGCTGGACTCATCGTCCTGGGTATGGTGGAAAGTACGCAGTCGGTTATCGTAAACCTCTCAGTACTTGGGGTTGTAATGGTCATTTCGCTTGTCTATTGCCAACTGGTGCGGAAAGAGGACTTCTACGGGAGAATAGTAACAGGCACTCTGAGCGAGGATGAAAAACAGTAG
- a CDS encoding protein kinase, putative encodes MERDDGATGFVELERRLQEVKARLLELPQACAEPPEGVCELPQERVDAHPTGAEEGAQDEEESLFPLFKVEEVKVTTPSETPETSVAAFEFRDESQLVVVKHQFKLLGKGANSVVYLGTISRPTDGWKEHHVAVKATRLQLTRAEEIDRLIAIVRLWHSIAHPGFVRCYYTGLFPANGTKDGRIDMYAALELASGGTLDALLKRRERLNDSVVRTVLLDVLRTLQYMHDVVGAVHNDVKPQNILLFGGAGAGEVRYKLSDVDCMCPCLRCLEGSGLEEWKTVKKEEVGRREGIYGTAPYMSPESCRGIPFLYTNDIWSVGVLTYQLSTGRLPWTPLELQIPSMILHGYRQSSSNSFGPVLDEFDQGSGQSYSDKLKDFVTLCLLKNSTERPTAAELLQHPFLSGANA; translated from the coding sequence ATGGAACGAGACGATGGTGCGACGGGATTTGTTGAACTAGAGCGCCGGCTACAGGAGGTGAAAGCCCGGCTCCTAGAGCTTCCCCAAGCATGTGCCGAACCTCCCGAAGGGGTGTGTGAACTGCCGCAAGAACGAGTGGACGCGCACCCCACGGGAGCAGAGGAAGGCGCAcaggatgaggaggagtcCCTCTTCCCGCTGTTCAAAGTGGAAGAAGTAAAGGTCACCACACCCTCCGAGACACCGGAAACATCCGTAGCGGCATTTGAGTTTAGGGATGAGTCACAgcttgttgttgtgaagCATCAGTTTAAGCTTCTGGGGAAGGGAGCAAATTCAGTTGTGTATCTCGGAACTATCTCCAGACCCACTGATGGCTGGAAGGAACACCATGTCGCTGTGAAGGCAACTCGGCTGCAACTGACCAGAGCTGAGGAGATTGATAGGTTGATAGCCATTGTGCGTTTGTGGCACAGTATCGCACACCCCGGATTTGTTCGATGCTATTACACCGGGCTTTTTCCAGCAAATGGCACGAAGGATGGAAGAATCGACATGTACGCCGCGTTGGAGCTCGCTTCCGGCGGGACCTTGGATGCCCTCCTGAAGCGCAGGGAGAGGCTGAATGACAGCGTTGTTCGGACAGTTCTCCTAGATGTTCTCCGTACGCTGCAATACATGCATGACGTTGTTGGCGCAGTACACAATGACGTTAAACCCCAGAATATACTCCTGTTTGGGGGCGCGGGCGCCGGGGAGGTGCGATACAAGTTGTCGGACGTGGATTGTATGTGCCCTTGCCTACGCTGTTTGGAAGGGAGTGGCTTGGAAGAATGGAAAACGGtcaagaaagaagaggtggGCAGACGGGAAGGTATATATGGTACGGCACCTTACATGTCCCCTGAAAGTTGCCGGGGTATTCCCTTTCTATACACCAATGACATCTGGTCTGTGGGCGTGCTGACGTACCAGCTATCAACCGGGAGGTTGCCGTGGACTCCTCTGGAGTTGCAGATCCCGTCAATGATATTGCACGGCTATCGGCAATCCTCGTCCAACTCTTTCGGTCCCGTCTTGGACGAATTTGACCAGGGCTCTGGGCAGAGCTATTCTGACAAACTGAAGGATTTTGTTACCTTGTGTCTTCTGAAGAATTCTACTGAAAGACCGACGGCTGCTGAATTACTTCAACATCCCTTTCTATCAGGAGCGAATGCTTAG
- a CDS encoding pumilio-repeat, RNA-binding protein, putative, giving the protein MGKKGTLQRSQQRQVRHTRENRERKSIVAKAVRRGDFAATTERLVKRTTPQRAAVSEEKKALLIAQFAQACRLPAACDDLCSLLLCETSAGEEQAGVSRKRPRDDGKLDEETLSHILDAFISLDRQAATTDEDEGEEPLTLLEDLVQDECGGRVVCALLNALGAPSCDEKRKLMVLDVVMRLFEENEALHEHYVACKVMSSLVLNGDHEIQRRALHVLCQGAETLDLIQVKLRNRHTAVTIRRLIERFPTETVSWLKDALGLVETSGGGGKKKQGKTNGHKDGKQDVLLYLANDPVASPVMRTFILHCPSRAAVLRGIDVAALLGSKRGCKFLQEILSHDLTELASNEAAEIFNVVLSACEANIVEMCSSGDANFVVQAAISLIPHTGQKEAVTNFKHLLQLLGPQLSSLVDHPISVHVVVCVVVTANSLPNKAIVEEVAAMLVKRSNVGDLLSDARGSLVVRKLLPLCKVKESKVGELLVSAIERDITALMYDSIGNVMVQEYIKVFGAEKIARSLIKADELLRMCQHVYASHVVVCLFDHVGASTHTALCNALRAHVVTLTRHNNGRFVVEKAIPASRDICDVLLRNFVSLACEKGSQHVLCTLMASLDQQGKGRVVELVLSGLAQMATQQSSSIVLQKLLQMDDLLLQKVREKLKQDPRLRNNLAQNFYGKFVVQISEST; this is encoded by the coding sequence ATGGGCAAGAAGGGAACGCTACAGCGCtcacagcagcggcaggTGCGTCACACACGTGAGAATCGCGAGCGAAAGTCAATAGTTGCGAAAGCCGTGCGGCGGGGCGACTTTGCCGCCACCACCGAACGACTTGTGAAACGCACAACACCGCAAAGGGCTGCCGTgtcggaggaaaagaaggcgCTGCTCATTGCCCAATTCGCTCAGGCTTGTAGGCTTCCTGCTGCATGCGATGATCTTTGCTCACTTTTACTCTGCGAGACCAGCGCGGGAGAAGAGCAGGCCGGAGTATCGCGCAAGCGACCGCGAGATGACGGGAAACTCGACGAAGAAACCTTGAGCCACATTTTAGATGCGTTTATTTCCCTTGATCGCCAGGCGGCTACAACAGACGAGGATGAAGGTGAAGAACCGCTCACACTTCTTGAGGATCTTGTACAAGACGAGTGCGGTGGTCGTGTGGTGTGTGCTCTGTTGAACGCGTTGGGCGCTCCAAGCTGCGAtgaaaagaggaagttgaTGGTACTTGATGTTGTGATGCGTCTGTTCGAAGAAAATGAGGCCCTCCACGAGCATTACGTTGCATGCAAGGTGATGAGTTCGTTGGTGCTGAATGGAGACCACGAGATTCAGCGAAGGGCTTTGCACGTTTTGTGCCAAGGGGCCGAGACACTAGACTTGATACAAGTGAAACTCCGCAACCGCCACACAGCCGTTACCATCCGTCGGCTCATCGAGCGCTTTCCAACCGAAACGGTAAGTTGGCTTAAGGATGCCTTGGGCCTCGTCGAAACCAGCGGCGGgggtgggaaaaagaagcaggggAAGACGAATGGGCATAAGGATGGGAAACAGGATGTGCTGCTTTACCTTGCCAATGACCCCGTAGCTTCACCAGTCATGCGAACTTTCATCCTTCATTGTCCCAGCCGCGCCGCCGTCCTAAGAGGCATTGACGTTGCGGCGCTGCTTGGTAGCAAACGAGGGTGCAAGTTTCTGCAGGAGATTCTATCGCATGACTTGACAGAGCTCGCGTCTAACGAGGCTGCGGAGATATTTAATGTTGTGTTATCGGCTTGTGAAGCAAACATTGTGGAAATGTGCAGCTCGGGTGATGCCAACTTCGTGGTTCAGGCCGCTATTTCCCTTATCCCACACACCGGACAAAAGGAAGCGGTGACAAATTTTAAACACCTTCTGCAACTGTTGGGCCCACAGTTATCCTCATTGGTGGACCATCCCATTTCTGTGCACGTAGTTGTTTGCGTCGTCGTGACGGCCAATTCACTACCCAACAAGGCTATAGTTGAGGAGGTTGCAGCGATGCTCGTCAAACGAAGTAATGTGGGGGACTTGTTAAGTGATGCAAGAGGAAGTTTGGTCGTGCGGAAGCTTCTACCACTATGCAAAGTTAAGGAGTCTAAAGTAGGAGAATTACTCGTCAGTGCCATCGAACGCGACATCACAGCCTTGATGTATGACTCCATTGGAAATGTGATGGTTCAAGAATATATTAAAGTGTTTGGGGCAGAGAAAATTGCCCGTAGCCTAATTAAGGCCGATGAGCTGCTACGTATGTGCCAGCATGTCTACGCCTCCCATGTTGTGGTGTGTCTGTTTGACCATGTGGGAGCCTCCACGCACACGGCTCTTTGCAACGCTCTCCGGGCACACGTCGTGACACTCACTAGGCACAACAATGGACGATTTGTAGTGGAGAAGGCCATCCCCGCTAGTCGCGACATCTGCGATGTGTTGCTTCGTAACTTCGTCTCGCTTGCATGTGAAAAAGGCTCTCAGCATGTCTTGTGTACGCTAATGGCCAGTTTGGATCAGCAAGGCAAGGGTCGTGTGGTGGAACTTGTGCTTTCTGGTCTGGCTCAAATGGCGACGCAGCAGAGCAGCTCCATTGTCTTACAAAAGCTCCTGCAGATGGATGACTTGCTGCTGCAGAAAGTgagagagaaactgaagcaggacccgcggcttcgaaacaACCTCGCACAAAATTTTTATGGAAAGTTCGTTGTGCAGATAAGTGAATCCACATGA
- a CDS encoding DNA ligase, putative, which translates to MFRLVRPRRGLPFEPMALSTFDVFERAAAAASPSGSSPQGPPYFVSPKHDGVRIVSYVPPQAESTKSTCFSRFGRPIYGVTWIEEELRLLRWLSGDPRLVLDGELYIHRSHNPRTASSGATQTGFLAVSALVHRLRSAKSACSSEDEVLRYVASLPIMCVFDIVSFQPNERVKLGGDKSGRGIPRIEKERLAILRGVMEANHISDLEMVRVIPNHSVFSQRLKALHFLASLLERARASSTFFPERMSSAVEECSGVEPVREPVAAYQGIGGKYVKLVPYTLITSLEEVRTVYLDKYLSTGYEGAVVRSASNVYEIREKEKKVLQGLLDPLITSLKPSLFALHSRNESRRNGVRVTGGTRLLRVHSEGGCVVTCDAPGATETDTSGGNKNGAGSDEAADHREIVEKVLRRAKTNGRRSPTAAKLLPFADKEYAILRPLLKPPTADARSRSFLRIPVSSLHESLGVSAPRTPQGRAAMKGNNSDTVIFYGVQCLSDTGRVFNVSLPKMNAENQQALLRHLLDVTGGRKGGGTPASGRTNKRSLTGLYATVKYQSLTEYGVPRFGQVKGIRGGKGWFV; encoded by the coding sequence ATGTTCCGTCTTGTAAGACCCCGGCGTGGTTTGCCCTTTGAACCCATGGCATTATCAACCTTTGATGTATTCGAGCGTGCGGCCGCTGCAGCCTCGCCGTCTGGTAGCAGCCCTCAAGGACCTCCGTATTTCGTCTCACCAAAGCATGATGGGGTTCGGATTGTATCGTACGTGCCTCCCCAAGCCGAGTCAACAAAATCGACGTGCTTCTCGCGCTTTGGTCGCCCCATTTATGGGGTGACGTGGATTGAAGAAGAACTGCGGCTTCTTCGGTGGCTTAGTGGTGACCCGCGACTGGTCCTCGACGGTGAGCTTTACATCCACCGCTCACACAACCCGCGCACTGCGTCCAGCGGTGCTACCCAGACGGGGTTCCTTGCGGTCTCAGCTCTGGTCCACCGTCTCCGGTCCGCAAAGTCCGCTTGTTCTTCGGAAGATGAAGTGCTcaggtatgtggcatcactcCCCATcatgtgtgtatttgataTTGTTTCGTTTCAACCCAACGAGAGGGTGAAACTCGGGGGCGACAAGAGTGGTAGGGGAATCCCACGGATAGAGAAGGAACGGTTGGCTATCTTGCGCGGGGTCATGGAGGCCAACCACATCTCCGACCTGGAAATGGTTCGTGTTATTCCCAATCACTCCGTTTTCTCGCAACGCCTTAAGGCACTGCATTTTCTTGCCAGCCTTCTGGAGCGGGCACGGGCTTCCTCAACTTTTTTCCCTGAACGGATGTCTAGCGCAGTGGAAGAGTGCAGTGGTGTGGAGCCGGTACGCGAACCTGTGGCTGCTTACCAGGGTATCGGCGGCAAGTATGTGAAGCTCGTTCCTTACACACTGATTACCTCGCTTGAAGAGGTCCGAACTGTGTATCTTGACAAATACCTCTCAACTGGCTACGAGGGTGCTGTGGTTCGTAGTGCATCAAACGTGTATGAAAtcagggagaaggaaaagaaggtacTTCAAGGCCTGCTGGATCCCTTGATTACTTCCTTGAAACCTTCCCTGTTTGCTCTACATAGTAGGAATGAGTCGAGGCGGAATGGAGTGCGTGTCACGGGGGGCACACGGCTCCTTCGCGTGCACTCCGAAGGCGGGTGTGTGGTCACCTGCGACGCTCCGGGTGCAACTGAAACCGACACTTCCGGTGGAAATAAAAATGGAGCCGGGAGCGATGAAGCTGCTGATCACAGGGAAATTGTGGAGAAGGTGCTTCGGCGAGCCAAAACGAATGGCCGCCGCAGTCCAACTGCAGCAAAACTCCTTCCGTTTGCGGACAAGGAGTACGCCATCTTGAGGCCCCTTCTCAAACCCCCCACAGCAGACGCACGGTCGCGGAGTTTTTTGCGTATACCCGTCTCCTCACTTCATGAAAGCCTTGGCGTTTCGGCGCCGAGAACCCCGCAGGGGAGGGCTGCAATGAAGGGTAACAACAGCGACACTGTCATCTTCTATGGGGTTCAGTGCCTTAGCGACACGGGACGTGTATTCAATGTTTCCCTGCCAAAAATGAATGCTGAGAACCAGCAAGCTCTCTTGCGACATCTGCTGGATGTTACTGGCGGCCGCAAGGGTGGCGGAACTCCGGCATCGGGGCGTACTAATAAACGGTCGTTGACAGGTTTGTACGCGACTGTAAAATACCAGTCGCTTACAGAGTACGGCGTTCCACGGTTTGGCCAGGTGAAGGGAATACGGGGTGGCAAGGGGTGGTTCGTGTGA